One region of Natronobacterium texcoconense genomic DNA includes:
- a CDS encoding glycoside hydrolase family 15 protein, whose product MTEAEEYPPIEAYGVVGNLETCALVAPDGSIDWFPFPHLESPTILAAILDADRGGRFRITPTDGFESERRYVGDTNVLETTFRTDEGTATVTDFLPPASRVDHPKKVLYRKVGCADGTVDFAVELEPQFDYGRADATIESVDDGVLAEGGDERTLLESPIDLEIEDGRITGDLSLQAGEEAWFLLRCTGAEDANTDPEAALEETIAYWTDWVHDCDADDDCAFEGPWHDSVVRSQLVLKLLTHAESGAIAAAPTASLPEDVGGVRNWDYRFNWLRDTGFTVQALMNLGTADEGRDYFDWFMDLCQADDPAAIQPLYGLHGESDLEERELDHLEGYRGSSPVRIGNGAAQQRQHDVYGELLLAVDEMRQHGRGLSDDEWTRIRDIVDYVREIWDEPDAGIWEVRGGDRHFVHSKVLCWVALDRGLAIATDGGHDAPLEAWRETRETIREDVLEHGYDEDLGAFVQAYGTDAVDATGLLLPIVGFLPFDDERVQGTIAAIEDRLLEDEIFVLRYDGDDGLPGEEGAFVLCSCWLIDALALSGRVDDAQSRFETLLEYLSPLGLLAEELDPETGSHLGNYPQAFSHVGIVNSALYLGYARGHETPGPPPMGIRLGEPSVDLES is encoded by the coding sequence ATGACTGAGGCCGAGGAGTACCCGCCCATCGAGGCCTACGGCGTCGTCGGCAACCTCGAGACCTGTGCGCTCGTCGCGCCGGACGGCTCGATCGACTGGTTCCCGTTTCCCCACCTCGAGTCCCCGACGATCCTCGCGGCGATCCTCGACGCCGACCGCGGCGGCCGGTTCCGGATCACCCCGACCGACGGGTTCGAGTCGGAACGCCGGTACGTCGGCGACACGAACGTCCTCGAGACGACCTTCCGTACCGACGAGGGAACGGCGACAGTGACGGACTTCCTGCCGCCGGCGAGTCGGGTGGACCACCCGAAGAAGGTCCTCTACCGCAAGGTCGGCTGTGCTGATGGAACGGTCGACTTCGCGGTCGAACTCGAGCCACAGTTCGACTACGGCCGTGCGGACGCGACCATCGAATCGGTCGACGACGGCGTCCTCGCCGAGGGTGGTGACGAACGAACGCTGCTAGAGTCCCCGATCGACCTCGAAATCGAGGACGGCCGTATCACCGGCGACCTCTCGCTCCAGGCCGGAGAGGAAGCGTGGTTCCTGCTTCGGTGTACGGGCGCCGAGGACGCGAACACCGACCCGGAAGCCGCGCTCGAGGAGACGATCGCGTACTGGACCGACTGGGTCCACGACTGCGACGCGGACGACGACTGTGCCTTCGAGGGGCCGTGGCACGACTCCGTCGTTCGCTCGCAACTGGTGCTCAAACTGCTTACGCACGCCGAATCGGGTGCGATCGCGGCCGCACCGACGGCGTCGCTCCCCGAGGACGTCGGCGGCGTCCGGAACTGGGACTACCGGTTCAACTGGCTGCGCGACACAGGGTTCACGGTCCAGGCGCTGATGAACCTCGGAACCGCCGACGAGGGACGGGACTACTTCGACTGGTTCATGGACCTCTGTCAGGCCGACGACCCCGCGGCGATCCAGCCGCTGTACGGCCTCCACGGCGAGTCCGACCTCGAGGAGCGCGAACTCGACCACCTCGAGGGGTATCGCGGCTCCAGTCCCGTCCGCATCGGAAACGGGGCTGCCCAGCAGCGCCAGCACGACGTCTACGGCGAACTTCTGCTGGCCGTCGACGAGATGCGCCAGCACGGCCGAGGACTGTCCGACGACGAGTGGACGCGAATCCGGGATATCGTCGACTACGTCCGCGAGATCTGGGACGAACCGGACGCCGGTATCTGGGAAGTCCGCGGCGGCGACCGGCACTTCGTCCACTCGAAGGTCCTGTGCTGGGTCGCTCTCGATCGCGGCCTCGCCATCGCGACCGACGGCGGCCACGACGCCCCGCTCGAGGCGTGGCGTGAGACCCGCGAGACGATCCGCGAGGACGTACTCGAGCACGGGTACGACGAGGACCTCGGGGCGTTCGTCCAGGCTTACGGGACGGACGCGGTCGACGCGACGGGGCTGTTGCTCCCGATCGTCGGCTTCCTCCCGTTCGACGACGAGCGCGTCCAAGGGACGATCGCCGCGATCGAGGATCGGCTGCTCGAGGACGAGATCTTCGTTCTGCGGTACGACGGCGACGACGGACTTCCGGGCGAAGAGGGTGCGTTCGTGCTCTGTTCGTGCTGGCTGATCGACGCGCTCGCGCTCTCGGGCCGCGTCGACGACGCGCAGTCGCGATTCGAGACGCTGCTCGAGTACCTGAGCCCGCTGGGCTTGCTCGCGGAGGAACTCGACCCCGAAACCGGCAGCCACCTCGGGAACTACCCGCAGGCGTTCAGCCACGTCGGGATCGTCAACAGCGCCCTCTACCTGGGTTACGCTCGCGGTCACGAGACACCCGGGCCGCCACCGATGGGGATTCGGCTCGGGGAGCCGAGCGTCGACCTCGAGAGTTGA
- a CDS encoding mechanosensitive ion channel family protein: protein MSLTSLAVSSGSIFVFDLTTALTPVTFSDLVAVLSNPWVLATLIVIVAWYGSKFVTNRIRPRLEDRLRTSTTNLLLVAFRIAVVFYAFVPFAGLLGFRPQNVLLSFTVLSLILGAILAPVGRSYISGLFIVYNRPYEVGDMIELVEREERGYVEEITLGYTKVSTLENSFLVIPNESMRERDIRNLSADGERIRATITVDITYESDLDEACRLLEEAARSVDGVITDESTIRVGRSRFPADPKALVDEFADHGIRVVLKFWVEEPYLPAAIRSDVQRTAWDAFENADVEIAYPHTHVVFDETSGRAKIDLDSRDFDRNGDADRSAARDDPSEVDSR from the coding sequence ATGTCACTGACATCGTTAGCTGTGAGTAGCGGGAGTATCTTCGTCTTCGATCTCACGACCGCGCTCACTCCCGTGACGTTTTCCGACCTCGTCGCGGTTCTCAGTAACCCGTGGGTGTTGGCGACGCTGATAGTGATCGTCGCGTGGTACGGTTCGAAGTTCGTCACCAATCGAATTCGGCCGCGACTCGAGGATCGCCTCAGAACGTCGACGACGAACCTGTTGCTCGTGGCGTTCCGTATCGCCGTCGTATTCTACGCGTTCGTCCCCTTCGCTGGACTGCTCGGATTCCGTCCTCAGAACGTGCTTCTCTCGTTTACGGTCCTCTCGTTGATCCTGGGCGCGATTCTCGCTCCCGTCGGGCGAAGCTACATCAGCGGCCTGTTCATCGTCTACAACCGGCCGTACGAGGTGGGAGACATGATCGAACTCGTCGAACGCGAAGAACGCGGCTACGTCGAGGAGATCACACTCGGCTACACGAAAGTCTCGACGCTCGAGAACTCGTTTCTGGTCATCCCGAACGAGTCGATGCGCGAACGGGACATCCGTAACCTCTCGGCGGACGGCGAACGAATTCGGGCGACGATCACCGTCGATATAACGTACGAAAGCGACCTCGACGAGGCCTGCAGACTTCTGGAGGAGGCCGCACGATCGGTCGACGGCGTCATCACCGACGAGTCGACGATCCGTGTCGGTCGGTCGCGATTTCCAGCCGACCCCAAAGCACTGGTCGACGAGTTCGCCGACCACGGTATCCGCGTCGTGCTCAAGTTCTGGGTCGAAGAGCCGTACCTGCCAGCCGCGATTCGATCGGACGTCCAACGAACTGCGTGGGACGCCTTCGAGAATGCCGACGTCGAAATCGCGTATCCGCACACCCACGTCGTCTTCGACGAAACGAGCGGGCGAGCGAAGATCGACCTCGACTCCCGGGACTTCGATCGCAACGGCGATGCCGACCGGTCGGCCGCCCGTGACGACCCGTCGGAGGTGGACTCCCGGTAG
- the msrA gene encoding peptide-methionine (S)-S-oxide reductase MsrA, with amino-acid sequence MERATFGGGCFWCVEAAFEELEGVESVTSGYAGGHAEDPTYEEVCTGKTGHTEVVQLEYDPDVVVYEDLLEVFFTIHDPTTKDREGPDVGSQYRSAIYAHDDEQLETARAFADELEAEGLYEGIVTEIEPLETFYEAEEYHQNYFEKNPNDAYCTMHAAPKVEKVREKFAEKAVTND; translated from the coding sequence ATGGAACGTGCTACGTTCGGCGGCGGCTGTTTCTGGTGTGTCGAAGCGGCCTTCGAAGAACTCGAGGGCGTCGAATCTGTCACCTCCGGATACGCAGGCGGCCACGCCGAGGACCCAACGTACGAGGAAGTCTGTACCGGAAAAACGGGTCACACCGAGGTCGTCCAGCTCGAGTACGACCCCGACGTCGTGGTCTACGAGGACCTACTCGAGGTCTTCTTCACGATTCACGACCCGACGACGAAAGACCGCGAGGGGCCGGACGTCGGCTCGCAGTACCGGTCTGCGATCTACGCCCACGACGACGAGCAACTCGAGACGGCCCGGGCGTTCGCCGACGAGCTCGAGGCCGAAGGGCTGTACGAGGGGATCGTGACAGAGATCGAGCCGCTCGAGACCTTCTACGAGGCCGAAGAGTACCACCAGAACTATTTCGAAAAGAACCCGAACGACGCTTACTGTACGATGCACGCGGCGCCGAAAGTCGAGAAGGTCCGCGAGAAGTTCGCGGAGAAGGCAGTCACCAACGACTGA
- a CDS encoding 2,5-diamino-6-(ribosylamino)-4(3H)-pyrimidinone 5'-phosphate reductase: protein MHVVVNAAASADGKLSSRRREQIAISGEADFDRVDRLRADSDAVVVGVGTVLADDPSLTVKDADRRERRLEDGEPANPARVVVDSKARTPLDAEIADDAARTYVCVSEAAPVDRRMELADRPDTELVTAGEDRVDLLRAFAALQAEGLEQIMVEGGGELIFSLFEVGLVDELRVFVGPKVIGGRDAPTLADGEGFVEEFPTLALESVDRIDDGVLLTWTADGGE from the coding sequence ATGCACGTCGTCGTCAACGCCGCCGCGAGCGCGGACGGGAAACTCTCCTCGAGACGCCGCGAACAGATCGCGATCAGTGGCGAGGCCGACTTCGACCGGGTCGACCGGCTCCGCGCAGACAGCGACGCCGTCGTCGTCGGCGTCGGCACCGTCCTCGCGGACGATCCGAGTCTCACCGTCAAGGACGCCGACCGAAGAGAACGGCGACTCGAGGACGGCGAACCCGCAAATCCCGCTCGAGTCGTCGTCGACTCGAAGGCCCGAACGCCACTCGACGCCGAAATCGCCGACGACGCGGCGAGGACCTACGTCTGCGTGAGCGAGGCCGCGCCGGTCGACCGACGGATGGAACTGGCCGACCGGCCAGACACCGAACTCGTGACCGCAGGCGAGGATCGGGTCGACCTCCTGCGGGCGTTCGCGGCGCTGCAGGCGGAAGGCCTCGAGCAGATCATGGTCGAGGGCGGCGGCGAACTCATTTTCTCGCTGTTCGAGGTCGGTCTGGTCGACGAGCTACGCGTTTTCGTCGGTCCAAAGGTAATCGGCGGCCGCGACGCGCCGACGCTGGCCGACGGCGAGGGATTCGTCGAGGAGTTCCCGACGCTCGCACTCGAGAGTGTCGATCGGATCGACGACGGCGTCCTGTTGACCTGGACGGCGGACGGCGGGGAGTGA
- the udk gene encoding uridine kinase translates to MTIPSFVIGIAGGTGAGKTTVARTLADEVGEPVTRIPLDNYYEDLSHLEYEEREEVNYDHPSAFEWELLREQLDTLLLGQPVEMPQYDFEVHNRKDDGVTVEPTDVIVLEGIFSLYDEEILDMLDLRIYVMTDADVRILRRIERDVVDRGRDLEGVIAQYLETVKPMHEQFVEPTKKEADVIIPEGANRSALELLIEKVESELDDDREDPDAFGRDRDDEPIVDGSTTR, encoded by the coding sequence ATGACTATCCCGTCGTTCGTCATCGGGATCGCTGGGGGAACGGGGGCCGGCAAGACCACGGTCGCACGGACGCTGGCAGACGAAGTCGGCGAACCCGTCACGCGCATCCCGCTGGACAACTACTACGAGGACCTCTCGCATCTCGAGTACGAGGAGCGCGAGGAGGTCAACTACGACCACCCGTCGGCCTTCGAGTGGGAACTGCTGCGGGAGCAACTCGATACGCTGTTGCTGGGCCAGCCGGTCGAGATGCCTCAGTACGACTTCGAGGTCCACAACCGCAAGGACGACGGCGTGACCGTCGAGCCGACGGACGTGATCGTTCTCGAGGGCATCTTCTCGCTGTACGACGAGGAGATCCTCGATATGCTCGACCTCCGAATTTACGTGATGACCGACGCCGACGTCCGCATCCTGCGCCGGATCGAACGCGACGTCGTCGACCGCGGACGCGACCTGGAGGGCGTGATAGCGCAGTACCTCGAGACGGTCAAACCGATGCACGAGCAGTTCGTCGAACCGACGAAGAAGGAGGCCGACGTGATCATTCCGGAGGGTGCGAATCGGTCTGCGCTGGAGCTTCTGATCGAGAAAGTCGAGTCCGAACTCGACGACGACCGAGAGGATCCCGACGCATTCGGACGGGACCGGGACGACGAACCGATCGTCGACGGTTCGACGACCCGCTAA
- a CDS encoding DMT family transporter, with product MRVPDLETTPYVALAFAIFAASTSAILVRWSHAPSSVAAFYRVLFTTAMVAPIAFVWYREEFARLSSRDFGFAVLAGVALAVHFAAWFESLNHTSVAASVTLVQTQPIFVALGAALVLGERVSAETVAGIAIAIVGATAMSFGDAGQAPLSDATTYGNALALLGAVTVAGYVLAGRSIRQRVSLFPYVTVVYTACALTLGLLVGTQGHEFVAYPAREWLLFLGMAIGPGVFGHTVVNWVLKHLESVVVSVTWLGEPVGATILALFLLAEVPDAITVVGGLVVLAGIYVTTIERERRKGVETEGVDLEGEAEETSTER from the coding sequence GTGCGCGTCCCCGACCTCGAGACGACCCCGTACGTGGCACTCGCCTTCGCTATCTTCGCGGCGAGTACGAGCGCGATCCTCGTCCGCTGGAGCCACGCTCCTAGCTCGGTGGCGGCGTTCTACCGCGTGCTCTTTACGACGGCGATGGTCGCACCCATCGCCTTTGTCTGGTACCGCGAGGAGTTCGCACGGCTCTCGAGTCGAGACTTCGGATTCGCGGTCCTCGCCGGAGTCGCGCTTGCGGTCCACTTTGCGGCCTGGTTCGAGAGCCTGAACCACACGAGCGTCGCCGCGAGCGTCACGCTGGTCCAGACCCAGCCGATATTCGTCGCACTCGGCGCTGCGCTTGTGCTCGGCGAGCGGGTCTCGGCGGAGACCGTCGCCGGCATCGCCATCGCGATCGTCGGTGCGACGGCGATGTCGTTCGGCGACGCCGGGCAAGCACCCCTGTCGGACGCCACGACGTACGGCAACGCGCTCGCGTTGCTCGGCGCGGTGACCGTCGCGGGCTACGTACTCGCCGGCCGATCGATCCGGCAACGCGTCTCGCTGTTCCCCTACGTCACCGTCGTCTACACGGCCTGTGCGTTGACGCTCGGGCTTCTCGTCGGCACGCAGGGTCACGAGTTCGTCGCCTACCCCGCCCGTGAGTGGCTGCTCTTCCTGGGGATGGCCATCGGTCCCGGCGTCTTCGGCCACACCGTCGTCAACTGGGTGCTGAAACACCTCGAGTCGGTGGTCGTCAGCGTCACCTGGCTCGGCGAACCCGTGGGGGCGACGATCCTCGCGCTGTTCCTGCTCGCGGAGGTACCCGACGCGATCACGGTCGTCGGCGGACTCGTGGTGCTCGCCGGCATCTACGTGACGACGATCGAACGCGAGCGGCGAAAAGGAGTCGAGACCGAAGGCGTCGACCTCGAGGGTGAAGCCGAGGAAACCAGCACTGAGCGTTAG
- a CDS encoding SRPBCC family protein yields MPTYERRTTVRAPLEEVWDFHSRVSGLEALTPDWLDLRVEAVIGPDGEADPDVLEPGSEVALSIRPFGVGPRQHWTSVITDRKRQDGTAYFRDEMVYGPFDHWIHTHTFYADGDRTILRDHVEYDLPLGPLGDAASPFSPLGFEAMFRERHRRTKARFE; encoded by the coding sequence ATGCCGACCTACGAGCGCAGAACGACCGTTCGCGCACCCCTCGAGGAGGTCTGGGACTTCCACTCGCGGGTATCCGGACTCGAGGCACTGACTCCCGACTGGCTGGACCTGCGGGTCGAAGCCGTGATCGGACCCGACGGCGAAGCCGATCCAGACGTGCTCGAGCCGGGATCGGAAGTCGCACTGTCGATCCGTCCGTTCGGTGTCGGGCCGCGCCAGCACTGGACCTCCGTCATCACGGACCGTAAACGGCAGGACGGAACGGCGTACTTCCGCGACGAGATGGTCTACGGGCCGTTCGATCACTGGATTCACACCCACACCTTCTACGCCGACGGCGACCGAACGATCCTCCGGGATCACGTCGAGTACGACCTCCCGCTTGGGCCGCTGGGTGATGCGGCGTCACCGTTCTCGCCGCTCGGCTTCGAGGCCATGTTCCGCGAACGCCATCGCAGGACGAAAGCCAGATTCGAGTAA
- a CDS encoding phosphate uptake regulator PhoU: protein METRKVQVTGGSTYTVSLPKDWATENEVTSGDTVEIYSEDDTLLVTPRSDTEHQEGTLEISTLEDERLTRAVLTMYVSGFDVIRLEAGRITTEQRRAIRSAIQGLIGVEVVEETTDCVVVQDLLDSSELSIVNAVTRMRLIATSMLEDAMTALVENDDDVAYDVIERDDDVDRLWLVVSRIFRATLRSPGAAEELGVSREDCFDYHSSARQLERVADHAVKISKLALKLEDVPEGVAEALLELHADTADIIEKSMDALFAEDSDEATELGHDALESVLEIDEHTRRIDDMLRDLDSVQAQSLGLILDSLSRSGDYGGNVAETVLQKAAPSP, encoded by the coding sequence ATGGAGACCCGAAAGGTCCAGGTAACGGGTGGCTCGACGTACACCGTCTCACTCCCCAAGGACTGGGCGACGGAAAACGAGGTAACCAGCGGCGACACCGTCGAAATTTACTCCGAGGACGATACGCTGCTCGTCACGCCTCGGAGCGATACCGAACACCAGGAAGGAACACTCGAGATCTCGACGCTCGAGGACGAGCGACTTACGCGGGCGGTGCTGACGATGTACGTCAGCGGATTCGACGTTATCCGCCTCGAGGCCGGCCGAATCACGACCGAGCAGCGGCGGGCGATCCGCTCTGCGATACAGGGGTTGATCGGCGTCGAGGTTGTCGAGGAGACGACTGACTGCGTCGTCGTCCAGGATCTGCTCGACTCCTCGGAGCTGTCGATCGTCAACGCCGTCACCCGGATGCGGCTGATCGCGACCTCGATGCTCGAGGACGCGATGACGGCGTTAGTCGAGAACGACGACGACGTCGCCTACGACGTGATCGAACGCGACGACGACGTCGACCGGCTCTGGCTGGTCGTCTCACGAATTTTCCGGGCAACGCTCCGATCGCCCGGTGCTGCCGAGGAACTCGGCGTCTCCCGCGAGGACTGTTTCGACTACCACTCGAGTGCACGCCAGCTCGAGCGGGTCGCCGACCACGCGGTCAAGATCAGCAAGCTCGCGCTCAAACTCGAGGACGTTCCCGAGGGCGTCGCGGAGGCACTGCTCGAACTGCACGCGGATACCGCCGACATCATCGAGAAGTCGATGGACGCGCTGTTCGCCGAGGACAGCGACGAGGCGACGGAACTGGGTCACGACGCACTCGAGTCGGTGCTCGAGATCGACGAACACACGCGGCGTATCGACGACATGCTTCGGGACCTCGACTCCGTCCAGGCCCAGTCGCTCGGCCTGATCCTCGATTCGCTCTCCCGGAGCGGTGACTACGGTGGTAACGTTGCCGAGACGGTTCTCCAGAAGGCAGCACCCAGTCCCTGA
- a CDS encoding PstS family phosphate ABC transporter substrate-binding protein codes for MTDNTSANGSKGVASRRKFLAGAGSAGIIAVAGCSAMGGDGDGLSGTIDASGSNTVAPITSWAGEQFENEFPDVLVDVAPEGTGAGFQEFCRANSDVQSASRMITEEEVDLCDDNDVNYGFLEVGLDGLSVVKNSENDWVDNITLQELQTVWEFEATDEVTLWSDVRDEWPDEEMQLHACDSASGTFDYFTREINGEIGNVRDDYSATSQTNEIMAAVADNEHGFGWGGLGYLRDIEDDQPIEAVPVESDVDGDFYLPTQENIEEGLYSPLARPLFAFVNIASLEERTDLIGSFARFYTNDAQQFARDEGFYAAPDAVTEENHEKIDDWLDQVGASPDDLTVQRE; via the coding sequence ATGACGGACAACACGTCCGCAAATGGTAGCAAGGGGGTTGCATCGAGACGGAAGTTCCTCGCTGGCGCTGGCTCGGCAGGGATCATCGCGGTTGCAGGCTGCAGCGCGATGGGTGGTGACGGAGACGGCCTCTCCGGAACGATCGACGCCTCGGGTTCGAACACAGTCGCACCGATCACCTCGTGGGCCGGTGAACAGTTCGAAAACGAGTTTCCGGATGTCCTCGTAGACGTCGCGCCGGAGGGTACTGGTGCCGGTTTTCAAGAGTTCTGTCGTGCCAACTCTGACGTCCAGAGCGCGAGCCGAATGATCACGGAGGAGGAAGTCGATCTCTGTGACGACAACGACGTTAACTACGGTTTCCTCGAGGTCGGCCTCGACGGACTCTCGGTCGTCAAGAATTCCGAGAACGACTGGGTCGACAACATTACGCTCCAGGAACTCCAGACCGTCTGGGAGTTCGAAGCGACCGACGAAGTCACCCTCTGGAGCGACGTTCGCGACGAGTGGCCCGACGAAGAGATGCAACTACACGCCTGTGATAGTGCGTCCGGGACGTTCGATTACTTCACTCGCGAGATCAACGGTGAGATCGGCAACGTCCGCGACGACTACTCCGCGACCAGCCAGACCAACGAGATCATGGCCGCAGTCGCCGACAACGAACACGGCTTCGGCTGGGGTGGTCTCGGGTACCTGCGCGATATCGAAGACGATCAGCCCATCGAGGCCGTTCCGGTCGAGAGCGACGTCGACGGCGACTTCTACCTCCCGACCCAAGAAAACATCGAGGAGGGGCTGTACTCGCCGCTCGCTCGCCCGCTGTTCGCGTTCGTGAACATCGCGAGTCTCGAAGAGCGAACGGACCTCATCGGCTCGTTCGCGCGGTTCTACACTAACGACGCCCAGCAGTTCGCCCGTGACGAGGGCTTCTACGCTGCCCCCGACGCAGTTACCGAGGAGAACCACGAGAAGATCGACGACTGGCTCGATCAAGTCGGTGCGTCGCCTGACGACCTCACCGTCCAGCGCGAATAA
- the pstC gene encoding phosphate ABC transporter permease subunit PstC encodes MSTELHNRSGPGISGDGAAEADNAADRRARRVLFGCAAITVLTTLTIFFVLIDNAASYFFGARFTEMLLGAGVERTVTFTEFFTGTRWAPDHATPAHGVLPIVFGTLAITVGAAFVSVPIGTATAIYLSEYASEGVRSKLKPTLEVLAGIPTIVYGYFAISFINPVFVAPIAEMLFGINMGRYSLLSGMLVVGIMTIPMVSSISEDAMSAVPDDLRNGAYALGATKFDVSTRIVVPASVSGIFASYILAVSRAIGETMAVALAAGMQPQITANPFAEIMTMTAYMVKMARGTTAVGTVEYQSLFAVGLLLFVMTLTMNLLNDWFKRRFQEEYR; translated from the coding sequence ATGAGTACCGAACTACACAACAGGTCAGGTCCCGGCATCAGCGGCGATGGGGCTGCCGAAGCGGACAACGCGGCCGACCGTCGAGCCCGGCGCGTCCTGTTCGGCTGTGCCGCAATTACGGTCCTGACTACGCTCACAATTTTTTTCGTATTGATCGACAACGCGGCGAGTTACTTCTTCGGTGCACGGTTCACCGAGATGTTGCTCGGCGCGGGCGTCGAACGAACGGTGACGTTCACCGAATTCTTCACCGGCACGCGGTGGGCACCCGACCACGCGACGCCTGCTCACGGGGTCCTCCCGATCGTCTTCGGAACCCTTGCGATTACGGTCGGTGCAGCGTTCGTCTCAGTTCCGATCGGGACGGCAACCGCGATCTACCTTTCGGAGTATGCTTCCGAGGGTGTCCGTTCGAAGCTCAAACCGACGCTCGAGGTTCTTGCCGGGATTCCGACGATCGTCTACGGCTACTTCGCGATTTCCTTTATCAACCCGGTCTTTGTCGCACCGATCGCCGAGATGCTGTTTGGCATCAACATGGGTCGATACAGTCTGCTCTCTGGGATGTTGGTCGTCGGCATCATGACAATTCCGATGGTTTCGTCGATCAGCGAGGACGCGATGTCGGCCGTCCCGGACGACCTCAGAAACGGTGCGTACGCCCTCGGAGCGACGAAGTTCGATGTCTCGACGCGAATCGTCGTTCCGGCGTCGGTTTCGGGAATCTTCGCATCGTACATCCTCGCCGTCTCCCGGGCGATCGGTGAGACGATGGCGGTCGCTCTCGCGGCCGGGATGCAACCCCAGATCACGGCCAACCCGTTCGCCGAAATCATGACGATGACGGCGTACATGGTAAAGATGGCACGCGGGACGACCGCGGTCGGAACCGTCGAGTACCAGTCGCTGTTCGCCGTCGGCCTACTGTTGTTCGTCATGACGCTCACGATGAATCTGCTCAACGACTGGTTCAAACGCCGCTTCCAGGAGGAATACCGATGA
- the pstA gene encoding phosphate ABC transporter permease PstA, with translation MSTETDHDLFGDIDLGWEHRKNRLFLGIIVTASMFGVVMLALLLFDVAADFYVGLTEYNISLVEFFTRDGSRREELSGFRGAIVASIMLMILVTVLSFFVGVGSAIYLEEYAPDNHVTRLIEANLANLAGVPSIVYGLLGLAAFVNGIGMGPILLAGAIALGLLVMPIIIVSSQEALRSVPDGVRNGSYATGATKWQTIRRVVLPAAMPGIMTGTILALARAIGETAPLIMVGAIFVNRMPLGPFDRFSAMPTQIYNWANEPSQHFIHLAAVGIVVLLSFLFVMNAVAIYIRHKYETEV, from the coding sequence ATGAGTACCGAGACGGACCACGACCTGTTCGGCGATATCGACCTCGGGTGGGAACACCGGAAGAATCGACTCTTCCTCGGGATCATCGTCACGGCATCGATGTTCGGCGTCGTTATGCTGGCGCTGCTGTTGTTCGACGTCGCCGCCGACTTCTACGTCGGGCTGACCGAGTACAACATTAGCTTGGTCGAGTTTTTCACTCGAGACGGCTCTCGGCGCGAGGAGCTGTCCGGTTTCAGAGGCGCGATCGTGGCGTCGATCATGCTGATGATCCTGGTCACGGTCCTGTCGTTTTTCGTCGGCGTCGGCTCTGCGATCTATCTCGAGGAGTACGCGCCGGACAACCACGTTACGCGACTCATCGAGGCGAACCTCGCGAACCTCGCAGGTGTGCCCTCGATCGTCTACGGGCTGCTCGGACTGGCGGCGTTCGTCAACGGGATCGGAATGGGACCGATCCTGCTGGCCGGTGCGATCGCACTCGGACTGCTCGTAATGCCGATCATCATCGTCTCGTCGCAGGAGGCGTTGCGTTCGGTTCCCGACGGCGTCCGAAACGGCTCCTACGCGACCGGCGCGACGAAATGGCAGACGATCCGTCGCGTTGTGCTCCCGGCGGCGATGCCGGGCATTATGACCGGAACGATTCTGGCACTTGCGCGTGCGATCGGCGAAACGGCCCCGCTGATCATGGTCGGAGCGATCTTCGTCAACCGGATGCCGCTCGGACCGTTCGACCGGTTCAGCGCGATGCCTACCCAGATCTACAACTGGGCGAACGAACCGAGTCAACACTTCATCCACCTCGCTGCGGTCGGGATCGTGGTACTGCTCTCGTTCCTGTTCGTGATGAATGCAGTCGCGATCTACATCCGGCACAAGTACGAGACGGAGGTCTAA